Proteins encoded within one genomic window of Nonomuraea gerenzanensis:
- a CDS encoding TetR/AcrR family transcriptional regulator, which yields MVIGDARTRILDAAEELFAGGGYEATPTAVIAKFAKVPKELVFDYFPRKIDVLVALVNERTHVEEDTQVDAVPGDPAGTLSRLARVLPLRASPAMRRILFREADTHGSVKERLGRLNGELVRRARFALGLALPGARGDAARLEVAAATFAAVLIYQENLCQLTGHQIDPDAVAELIAHSLV from the coding sequence GTGGTGATCGGTGACGCGCGTACGCGCATCCTGGACGCGGCCGAAGAGCTCTTCGCGGGTGGCGGTTACGAGGCCACCCCGACCGCGGTCATCGCGAAGTTCGCGAAAGTCCCCAAGGAACTCGTCTTCGACTACTTCCCGCGTAAGATCGACGTGCTGGTCGCCCTCGTGAACGAGCGCACGCACGTCGAAGAGGACACCCAGGTCGACGCGGTGCCCGGCGATCCGGCCGGCACCCTCTCCCGGCTGGCGCGCGTGCTGCCGCTGCGCGCCTCGCCGGCGATGCGGCGCATCCTGTTCCGCGAGGCCGACACGCACGGCTCCGTCAAGGAACGCCTCGGACGGCTCAACGGCGAGCTGGTCAGGCGCGCCAGGTTCGCCCTGGGGCTGGCTCTGCCGGGGGCGCGCGGGGACGCGGCCCGGCTGGAGGTGGCGGCGGCCACGTTCGCCGCAGTCCTGATCTACCAGGAGAACCTCTGCCAGCTAACGGGCCACCAGATCGACCCCGACGCCGTCGCGGAACTCATCGCTCACTCGCTCGTCTAG
- a CDS encoding TetR/AcrR family transcriptional regulator, whose amino-acid sequence MAATRDQIMKLAIQHLNESPTASMAQLAEAAGISRATLHRHFSNRDDLMLALAHRAHDQWERLQLSSGIVAATASGDRAALERAMDALLVGLIEVADEYGFGLTDDRLATHPELKRRADELEEREVAFYAAAQRAGLLRPGPPARWISNVVFGLLVAVRESLRNGDVARRDVPELLIGTFQHGAAPQQGER is encoded by the coding sequence ATGGCAGCGACGCGTGACCAGATCATGAAGCTGGCGATCCAGCACCTCAACGAGAGCCCCACCGCCTCCATGGCGCAGCTCGCCGAGGCTGCCGGGATCAGCAGGGCCACCCTGCACCGCCACTTCAGCAACCGCGACGACCTGATGCTGGCCCTCGCCCACCGCGCCCACGACCAGTGGGAACGTCTCCAGCTGAGCAGCGGCATCGTGGCCGCGACCGCGTCCGGCGACCGCGCGGCGCTGGAGCGGGCCATGGACGCGCTGCTGGTGGGGCTGATCGAGGTGGCCGACGAGTACGGGTTCGGCCTGACGGACGACCGTCTGGCGACCCATCCGGAGCTGAAGCGGCGGGCCGACGAGCTGGAGGAGCGGGAGGTCGCCTTCTACGCCGCCGCTCAACGCGCGGGCCTGCTGCGGCCCGGCCCGCCGGCCCGCTGGATCAGCAACGTGGTCTTCGGCCTGCTCGTGGCCGTACGGGAAAGCCTGCGCAACGGCGACGTCGCCCGCCGGGACGTCCCTGAGCTGCTCATCGGCACGTTCCAGCACGGCGCCGCACCTCAGCAGGGGGAACGATGA